A window of Methanoregula sp. genomic DNA:
TATCTTCCTTGGTGAGGCGGGTATCCGGACTGATGCCGGATGTCTCATCAACCCAGAGAGCAACGCAATCGGAACCCGCCTTTGTTACAATCAGGACATCAGAAAGGCGGGGTTTTCTGTTGGGAAATCCAAGAAGCATCCGGATCTGGTAGACCGGCACCGTTCGGCCATGGAGGTTGATCACACCGGCAATCCCAAACCCCCCTTCGGATTGAGGAGTTACCAAGACCATTCGCTCGACAAACACCGTCTTTCCTACCGTGATTGCACAAGAGATCCCTTCAACCGAAAACTGCAACAGGGTCGTCGTACCGCTTCACCCGATAATCCCTCATTGGTGCTGATGTAATAAAAGTGTAGAGGAAATGAAACCTGCAAGTAATTCTGGTAATACACGGCAGTACCACTCAGAATTTTAAGGAGTTGTTTTTTATTGTTTTTTGTTAAGGGACAGAAGCGAGGGGTAATCGTTATGCAATCTCAATCTATGTGACCCTAAATGGTGTGAATAATCTTATAAAAATCCTGGGGACCCTTTTGGTCCTTGTCGAAAAACGAGTGGACTGGGCGGGAATTGAACCCGCGGCCTCTCCCATGCCAAGGGAGCGATCTACCACTGATCTACCAGCCCGCTTCCTAACTAGTAGGATGCCATAGGTTAAAAGAATTGTTTAAGTCTTACGAAAAAGGACGATGGTTTCTACGAGTGATACCACTGTTTTTATACATTGTATCAACTGTTGCAGAAATCTAAAAAAATTTATCCGGGAATTATTAAAAATAAATGACAGAATGCATGTCTACATGGTAACCGTCACACGTCTCCATTTTAATGCTAAATTCTGGGACTATGAAAAAGGGATTCCCCGGAGATTATTATTCCAATAATGGGGGATTGTGTATTGGGAGAAGTGATTGCGCCAGTCGCAAGCGGGCATCCCCCATTTCCGATCTTTTCACGATCCTGCCGTTATTTATAAATTGTTCAATCAACGGGTGTGTATTATCCGGTTGTTTCTGGAGGACGGGTAATACCATATGTTCTCCTGAGGGCATTGCATACACCTGTTTTTTCCCGCTCCTCTTACCCCGTTTTGCTTTTACTTCTCCTCCAATCTCCACAATATCCATGGCAAAGTCAATCACCGGCGCATTTGCAATGGATCCCCCGACACCGAATGCATCCACAATATCGCGGTACGCAATAATTTCCTCCCGTGTAACACCCCCCGACAGGAAGATCTTCACGCTGGAATACCCGTGTGCATCGAGTTCCCAGCGGACTTCTTCGATTATCGATCGCATATTGCCCCGCCTTGAACGAGGCGTATCGAGCCTGACTGCGGTCGCGCCGCATTCAGCTGCCCGCAGGGATTCAGATTTTTCATCACAGTACGTATCGGATAGCATGATCCGCGGGACGTCTGCTGGAGCGTGCTTGTCAAACGAGCGCCATGCTTCTTCTGGCTTGTCGTAGCACATCACAAACGCGTGCGGCATGGTACCGACAACGGGAATTCCCTCTGGTGCACAGGTATTGGAGACTCCGTCCACCCCGCCGATCCATGCCGCCCGTTCGATCATGCGGGCGATTGCCGGATGCTGCCTGCGGGAGCCAAATGAGTAAACCGGACGGTCATGAGCGGCGATCTTGATATGAGCAGCAGCAGTTGCAATGCCGGAGGCGTGGCAGAGGAACCCGAGAATCGCTGTCTCGAACCGGCAGAAATCCCGGTATTTCCCGGATATTCTCAGCACCGGCTCATTTTTATAAAAGACAGCGCCTTCCGCCATTGCATCAACCGTTACCGGCAATCCTTCGAGCAGCGCGAGCACATCTGAGAGCCCGCAGAAGACCGACCACGAGTCGGGAAGTGCGGATGCCGTAACTTCCATTACCACTTCCGGGTTGATCCCCTCTGCCTTGAGCGTCTCTTCTGTGCGCTCAAAATAGATGTCCGTGCATTCTCCGTTACGGATCGTCTCATCGCTGACCGTATCGAACATACCCATATGAGATGATGGTGCTTTTGAGGAATTTACGCTTGTGTAATGTTCTTTGAAAATTCGCTAAATATTAGTGTCACCCGCGACAACCATTCTCCAGCGCAGGTAATGCATGCAGTCTGTATCGAATACGTTTGCCGGTAAACCGTTCTCATGGAACGGAGGATGGTGCTGATGCTCGGCATTATCGGGGGCACAAGCCTTCTCTTCTCTGAGCTGCCGGAGCTTCAGAAACGCCGGGTGCACACGCCGTTTGGCAACGCGGAACTCCTCTGTGGGGATATTGTGATGCTGATGCGCCACCAGCAGGGGCTCCCGCCACACAGGATCAATTACCGGGCGAACATGGCCGCGCTTGCAATCGAGGGTGTGGACCGGATTATCGCATTTGGATCCACGGGGTCCTTAAACCGCGAGATTGCACCCGGCTCGCTCGTGATCCCGACCGATTACGTGAGCATGACCGATATCCCTTCGATCCACGACCATGCAATCGAGCATGTGCTTCCCGTCATATCTGAAGATCTTTCAAAAATGCTCGCCTCCCACATACCCGGAGCCCGACACGGCGGAGTTTACGTGCAGACAAAAGGCCCCCGGTTTGAGACCGTTGCCGAAATCCTTGCCTTGTCACGGGTCGCCGACCTTGTGGGGATGACAATTGCCTCTGAAGCCACCCTTGCCTGTGAACTGGGCATGGATTTTGCCGCACTCTGCACGGTAGATAACTATGCAAACGGTCTGGCTGACGGGATATTGACTTTTGATGAGATTCTTGAGATCTCGCGGTCATACCGGCACCGCACCGCAGAACTGGTAAACACAATAATCAGTCATATGGCATGAGACTGAATGGTGATGATTATGGAAAAAATGGACAATATTTTCAATAAACGGCAATCGATCCTGATTGCGAATGTGATGGTGAATGGAAAGTCTGTAGATATTTTTGTTGATGATGGTGGTGCTATCGCTGCGGTCGGGGAAGGTGTACGGGGACCGCACAAAGGTGAAGCAGATCTGGTGATTGACGGGGATGGTGCGATTGCACTTCCCGGTCTTGCCAACACCCACACTCATGCGGCCATGTCACTGCTCCGCGGGTATGCGGATGATATGATCCTGCAGGACTGGCTCAGCCAGAAGATCTGGCCGCTCGAAGCGCACCTGACCGGCAACGATGTGTACTGGGGAACAAAACTGGCGTGTCTTGAGATGATTAAGACCGGTACTACTGCATTCAACGACATGTATTTCATGATGGATGAGGCAGCGCGGGCGGTAGATGAGTCCGGGATACGTGCGGTCCTCTGTTACGGGTTTATCGATCTCTTCAATGCAGAAAAACGTGAGGCGGAGTGCAGGGCAACCGAGAAGCTTGCAGCTCATATCCGTTCGATGAATAATCCTCGCATCAAGGCCGCAGCCGGACCTCATGCAATCTACACCGTCTCTCCTGAAGGCCTGAAGTGGTGTGCAGAGTTTGCCAAAGAGCAGAAGATCGGTATTCATATCCACTTGTCCGAGACAGAAAAAGAGATCAACGATTGTATCGCCCAGCATGGTAAACGCCCGGCAGCGCTGCTGGATGAATGCGGGATTCTCACTCCCAAAACCATTGCCGCCCACTGCTGCTGGCTTGATGATGCGGAGTGTGCCCTGCTCGGAAAACGGGGTGTCTCGGTATCACACAACCCGGCGAGCAACATGAAACTTGCTACCAACCGGGCAATGCCCACCCGCCAGCTTACTGATGCCGGTGCGAATGTCTGCCTCGGTACCGATGGCTGCGCCAGCAACAACAACCTCGATATGTTCGAGGAGATGAAGACCGCGGCACTCCTCCAGAAATTCTTCTGGAACGATCCAACCGTTCTTCCGGCTCCTGCGGCACTTGCAATGGCAACGACAAACGGTGCACGGGCGCTGGGCTTTGGCACCGGGACGCTCACGGTGGGTGCACCCGCAGATATCGTGCTCGTCTCCACCCGCACAGCTTGTAATATACCCCTGCACAATGCTACATCCAATCTCGTGTACTCGTGCAGCGGGGCTGCGGTTGAGACCACCATCTGCGATGGCCGGATACTGATGCTGAACCGTGAGATCCCGGGTGAAGATACGATCCTTGCCGGAGCAGCAAAGGCAGCCCTTGAGCTCGTTGGTCGATCACAACCCGCATAATATGGATCAGACTCGCATGAAAAAGACCGGTTTGTGCCGTGCGATTACCATATTCAGCCTTTTTTTTATCCTTATCTCGTGTATTTCCATCAGTGGCTGCTTGAGCAATCCCGATATTCCGGCTTTTGGTCAGGGTTTTTCTTCCCATTCCGTGGAGAATGATGGCAAACTCTCCGCATATTTCCTTGATGTCGGTCAGGGCGACTCATCGCTCATCATCTTTGGCAATACAACGATCCTGATCGATGCGGGAGAGATTGACAGGGGTGATCGTGTTGTCAGCGATCTCAAAAGGCTGGGTGTGACCCGGATTGATCTGCTCGTAGCCACCCACCCGCACTCCGATCATATTGGTGGCATGCAGAACGTGCTGGACACTTTCCCGGTCGGGCAAGTACTCGATTCAGGTATGCCCCATTCGTCCGTCCTGTATGAGCGATTCTTAGAAACGATCGATAAGAAAAATATCCCCTACAGGGTCGCGGTGAAGGGAGATACGATCGATCTTGACCCGGCCTTGCGGATAGTTGTTCTCTCTCCTCCGGAAAAAAGGTTCGGTGATGACCTGAATACCAACTCCATTATGCAGCGCATATCCTATGGAACAATCAATTTCCTGTTTACCGGGGATGCCGGGGGTGAAGCCGAGACTGCGTTGGTGAAGTCCGGGTACGCGCTTGATGCCCAGATTCTCAAAGTCGGACACCACGGCAGCCTGCATTCAAGTTCACCTGTATTCATTACACGGGTTCACCCGGAAACAGCGATCATCTCGCTGGGGCAGGACAACCCGTACGGCCATCCCCATAAACAGGCCATTGATACGCTTACTGATGCCGGAGCCACGATCTACCGGACCGACCGTGATGGGACGATCCTGGTGAGGAGTGACGGGAACACCTATGCAGTAAAGACCGGGAGGGAAACCGGGGGATTACTTCCCCTGCTTACTCCCTCAGTGCAGGTAACTGAAAAAACGCTCCCTGTTGGATCCTATTACCCGACTCTCCCTCATGAGGTTACCAATATTTCTATCCCCCATCAATCAATTCCTGTACCGCAGATTGGTAATGTAACATCCATAGTGATCAGCGCTACGCAGTTCAATGCTCCCGGGGATGACCGGCAGAACGTGAACGGTGAATGGGTCCGTCTGACCAACCGTGGGACTGATACTGTACTCATAGCCGGCTGGACACTCTCTGACAACAGCCAGGCCACGCTGTATACGTTTCCGGCAGTTGTCCTGGTGCCCGGTGAAATGATCACGATCTTTTCGGGAGCTGGGTCCCTGAACAACACGGCACTCTACATGGGAAAAACAGAACCCGTTTGGGGCAACAGCGGTGATATCGCCATCCTGAAAGACGGGCAGGGAACAATTATTGACCAGCGATCAGAAGGTACACAGCAATGAAGGCAACCATTGACCGGATTGAAGATGATATTGCCGTGCTTATCAGCAGTGAGGATGAACCTTCCCGCATAACCTTACCGGCATTACTGCTACCCCGTGGATCAAAAGAAGGAGATACCGTTACCATCAGTATTGAGCGCTACGAACAGTCGAGTACCGCATCAAAAGATCGGGTCTCATCGCTGATTGATAAATTGAAAAACAAATAATCCGAAAATCTGAAAAATCTTATACCTGTTCTTCTTTTATGGAGGTACCCCTCATGATTGGGGATCGGCCCCCCCGGAGTAAGTATGAGGATTGAGCGTCTGGAAGGAATGCAGGAAAGCCCGGTATTCTGCCGGCTGACGCGTGAGCAATCCCATAACGCAGATGCTGGTTGTGCATTTCGGCATGTTTTTCACTCGTACAATCAAAAGTGAGTATATGACTCAACACCAGCAGTTCGAGCACCATGACCATGCCGGACACAAATGTCGTCTCTGCTCATCGTCCCATGATCCTGATCACAAGGCATCCGTAGGTGGCATCTGTCATGGTTGCGTATATAAGATCCTCATTGTCGTATTTATTGTGATGATTGCGATCTCGTACGTCGCATGGTTTGGCGTACTGTGAGAAATCCCATTATTTTTTATTTTCCCCTTCTTTATGTTCACGTAACCGTGCTCGGATAAATGCCTTATAGTCCTCGAATTCCTCATCGGTGATAAGCCCGCGCTCTTTTAAGGTTCCCACGCGCTCAAGCAGCGAAACTCCCGCTTCAGTCCTTGTATGATCCTGGAGCGTCAGCTCTTTCTGCCGCTCTTCCATAAACCCGGCAGCAAGGATTGCAGAGGGGAGAGCAAGGAGTAAGACTCCCCCGATTGTTACCATGCCGGCAATCGTTTTTCCCCATGGGGTAATGGGAATAATATCTCCATATCCCACGGTTGTTACCGTCATCACTGCCCACCACATGGATGCAGGGATGCTGGAAAACTTGTCCGGTTGGGCGGCATTCTCGAGAAGGTACATGATCGTAGATGCGAACAGGATCTCAAAGACCAGGAAAATTACGAGAATTGAGATGATCTCCCGTTTCTTGAAAACGACACGCTGCAGGAGTTGCAGCGCATCAGAGTGGCGGGTGTAGCGTACCAGCTTGAAGATCGAGAGGAGCCGGAAGATGTGGAGCATGGAATAGTTGTTGGGGAATGCGAAGGGGAAGACGATGGGAATGATCGATATGAGATCGATTATCATGTAAATCCCGGTGGCATAGCGCAGGCGATCTATTAGCCTGCCTGAAAATGTGGGGTTCTGCGTACATGACCAGAGCCGAAGGACATACTCGATTGCAAAAATGGAGGTGCAGATCGAAATGATTGTAAAGAGCTGGATGCGGAAAGAGAGTGGGAGATCCGGTATTGTGGAGATGACCACGGCGATTGTGTTGGCCAGGATGAAGATGGCAAGGAAATACTTCACCACCCGTGCCGTCGGGTCCTCGTTTGGGTAGGTGTTGAGGATCGTATTGACTCGTGTTTTTATCCGGCCATAGCGGGACGGTTCCCCGACGATTTCTTGTGTTTGCTGCGCTGGATTCTCTGCCATCATCGCACCATATGGGCTGGAGATTTTTGTAGGATCACCGACTTAAACCGGTTCATATGTGGTGATATGACGAAGTCCGGGTGGATGGTATTTATAGTGTTCGAGATGTGTCTGAAAAACGGTAATACGGAGCCTGGTCTGGAAATCAAAAAAAGAAAGTAAGAACGGATCACGCGGTTTCGATATTATCTGCTTCCTGTAAACCGAGCGTTTTAATCGAGGTTTCCCGCATCCGGAATTTCTGGATCTTACCGGTAACCCCCATGGGAAAGTCATTAACGAACATCACATGCCGTGGGATCTTGAAATGAGCAATCTTTCCCTTGCAGAAATCTTTTACTTCCTGGTCGGTCATGGTCTGGTCGGGTTTCATCTTCACCCATGCGCAGAGCTCTTCGCCATATTTGACATCCGGTACGCCCACTACGTATACATCAGCGATCTTGTCGTGGTGGTGCAGGTATTCCTCAATCTCACGAGGGTAGATGTTTTCACCGCCACGGATGACCATGTCCTTTAACCGCCCGACTATCCTGAAATAGCCTTCCTCATCCATAGTGCCAAGATCACCGGTATGGTTCCAGTGATCCTTGTCAAGGGTGGCATGGGTAGCAGAGGGATTGTTGTAATAACACTTCATGACACAGTAACCCCGGGCGCAAATTTCTCCAATCTCTCCGACAGGCACAATCTTGCCGGTCTTGGAATCCACAATCTTGAGTTCGGTATGCGGAAATGAACGCCCTACCGTGGACACGCGACGCTCAACCGGATCTTTTGTGGTCGTCATAGTGACACCGGGGCTGGTTTCGGTCTGCCCGTATACGATGACTATCTCGCTCATATGCATCATCGTGTTGACCTGTTTCATGACCTCTATGGGGCAGGGAGACCCGGCCATAATACCGGTGCGGAGGGTTCGCATATTGTATCTGGCAAAGTTCGGGTGGG
This region includes:
- a CDS encoding nicotinate phosphoribosyltransferase, whose protein sequence is MGMFDTVSDETIRNGECTDIYFERTEETLKAEGINPEVVMEVTASALPDSWSVFCGLSDVLALLEGLPVTVDAMAEGAVFYKNEPVLRISGKYRDFCRFETAILGFLCHASGIATAAAHIKIAAHDRPVYSFGSRRQHPAIARMIERAAWIGGVDGVSNTCAPEGIPVVGTMPHAFVMCYDKPEEAWRSFDKHAPADVPRIMLSDTYCDEKSESLRAAECGATAVRLDTPRSRRGNMRSIIEEVRWELDAHGYSSVKIFLSGGVTREEIIAYRDIVDAFGVGGSIANAPVIDFAMDIVEIGGEVKAKRGKRSGKKQVYAMPSGEHMVLPVLQKQPDNTHPLIEQFINNGRIVKRSEMGDARLRLAQSLLPIHNPPLLE
- a CDS encoding MTAP family purine nucleoside phosphorylase → MLGIIGGTSLLFSELPELQKRRVHTPFGNAELLCGDIVMLMRHQQGLPPHRINYRANMAALAIEGVDRIIAFGSTGSLNREIAPGSLVIPTDYVSMTDIPSIHDHAIEHVLPVISEDLSKMLASHIPGARHGGVYVQTKGPRFETVAEILALSRVADLVGMTIASEATLACELGMDFAALCTVDNYANGLADGILTFDEILEISRSYRHRTAELVNTIISHMA
- a CDS encoding amidohydrolase family protein gives rise to the protein MIMEKMDNIFNKRQSILIANVMVNGKSVDIFVDDGGAIAAVGEGVRGPHKGEADLVIDGDGAIALPGLANTHTHAAMSLLRGYADDMILQDWLSQKIWPLEAHLTGNDVYWGTKLACLEMIKTGTTAFNDMYFMMDEAARAVDESGIRAVLCYGFIDLFNAEKREAECRATEKLAAHIRSMNNPRIKAAAGPHAIYTVSPEGLKWCAEFAKEQKIGIHIHLSETEKEINDCIAQHGKRPAALLDECGILTPKTIAAHCCWLDDAECALLGKRGVSVSHNPASNMKLATNRAMPTRQLTDAGANVCLGTDGCASNNNLDMFEEMKTAALLQKFFWNDPTVLPAPAALAMATTNGARALGFGTGTLTVGAPADIVLVSTRTACNIPLHNATSNLVYSCSGAAVETTICDGRILMLNREIPGEDTILAGAAKAALELVGRSQPA
- a CDS encoding lamin tail domain-containing protein — translated: MKKTGLCRAITIFSLFFILISCISISGCLSNPDIPAFGQGFSSHSVENDGKLSAYFLDVGQGDSSLIIFGNTTILIDAGEIDRGDRVVSDLKRLGVTRIDLLVATHPHSDHIGGMQNVLDTFPVGQVLDSGMPHSSVLYERFLETIDKKNIPYRVAVKGDTIDLDPALRIVVLSPPEKRFGDDLNTNSIMQRISYGTINFLFTGDAGGEAETALVKSGYALDAQILKVGHHGSLHSSSPVFITRVHPETAIISLGQDNPYGHPHKQAIDTLTDAGATIYRTDRDGTILVRSDGNTYAVKTGRETGGLLPLLTPSVQVTEKTLPVGSYYPTLPHEVTNISIPHQSIPVPQIGNVTSIVISATQFNAPGDDRQNVNGEWVRLTNRGTDTVLIAGWTLSDNSQATLYTFPAVVLVPGEMITIFSGAGSLNNTALYMGKTEPVWGNSGDIAILKDGQGTIIDQRSEGTQQ
- a CDS encoding DUF3006 domain-containing protein — protein: MKATIDRIEDDIAVLISSEDEPSRITLPALLLPRGSKEGDTVTISIERYEQSSTASKDRVSSLIDKLKNK
- a CDS encoding ion transporter, with the protein product MAENPAQQTQEIVGEPSRYGRIKTRVNTILNTYPNEDPTARVVKYFLAIFILANTIAVVISTIPDLPLSFRIQLFTIISICTSIFAIEYVLRLWSCTQNPTFSGRLIDRLRYATGIYMIIDLISIIPIVFPFAFPNNYSMLHIFRLLSIFKLVRYTRHSDALQLLQRVVFKKREIISILVIFLVFEILFASTIMYLLENAAQPDKFSSIPASMWWAVMTVTTVGYGDIIPITPWGKTIAGMVTIGGVLLLALPSAILAAGFMEERQKELTLQDHTRTEAGVSLLERVGTLKERGLITDEEFEDYKAFIRARLREHKEGENKK